In a single window of the Elaeis guineensis isolate ETL-2024a chromosome 4, EG11, whole genome shotgun sequence genome:
- the LOC105061522 gene encoding uncharacterized protein, with protein sequence MKKRSGGGGEKPFPAAGDSNLKTLIHGHSVYFDHLVELIPARFYLPADEDKPWFQGLSKTAKAAAKKESRENVRKARRARLDPEKSATTLDLLKKSIFEAADKSSDGGSDSDEAPEIDENLSRPVVADDRSITYEDLRQRLHRRIEELRSNRNTRPSEKKREKKEKKKNKQNKKNKNKEAGEEAEPSSHGKRKREEESEEEKGKKKKAKPEKGRDTADLTFGQVKIGGDDDNKKKKRKLSKQQALERAKKLDEAKKDPEKGEKISKKQSWKTAVSRAAGVKVHDDPKLLKESIKKEKKRQQKHAEKWKERMESVEKLRVEKQKKRTENIKERIHQKKMRRIEKREKKLMRPGFEGRKEGYINE encoded by the coding sequence ATGAAGAAGAggagcggcggcggcggcgagaAGCCTTTCCCGGCGGCGGGGGACAGCAATCTGAAAACTCTAATCCACGGCCACTCCGTCTACTTCGATCACCTCGTGGAGCTCATCCCGGCCCGCTTCTACCTCCCCGCCGACGAAGACAAGCCCTGGTTCCAAGGCCTTAGCAAAACCGCCAAAGCCGCCGCCAAGAAGGAGTCTCGCGAGAATGTCAGGAAGGCTCGCCGCGCTCGCCTCGACCCTGAAAAATCCGCCACCACCCTCGACCTCCTAAAGAAGAGCATCTTTGAGGCCGCAGACAAATCATCCGACGGCGGCAGCGACAGCGACGAGGCTCCCGAGATTGACGAGAACCTCAGCCGCCCCGTCGTCGCCGACGATCGCTCCATCACCTACGAGGACCTCCGGCAGCGACTCCACCGCCGGATCGAGGAGCTCCGGTCAAATCGAAACACCCGGCCGTCTgagaagaaaagggagaagaaagagaagaaaaagaacaagcaaaacaagaagaataagaataagGAGGCAGGAGAAGAGGCAGAGCCCTCTTCTCATGGGAAGCGGAAGCGAGAGGAGGAGTCGGAAGAGgagaagggaaagaaaaagaaggcgaAGCCAGAGAAAGGGAGAGATACTGCCGATTTAACATTCGGCCAGGTCAAGATTGGAGGTGACGACgacaacaagaagaaaaagaggaagctTTCCAAGCAGCAGGCTTTGGAGAGGGCGAAGAAGCTCGATGAGGCAAAGAAAGACCCGGAGAAGGGGGAGAAGATTTCGAAGAAACAATCTTGGAAGACTGCAGTGAGCAGAGCTGCTGGGGTTAAGGTTCACGATGATCCAAAGTTATTGAAGGAGAGtataaagaaggagaagaagaggcagCAGAAGCACGCAGAGAAGTGGAAGGAGAGGATGGAGAGTGTGGAGAAGCTTAGGGTGGAGAAGCAGAAGAAGAGGACAGAAAATATAAAGGAGCGGATCCATCAGAAGAAGATGAGGCGGattgagaagagggagaagaagctCATGCGCCCAGGATTTGAAGGCCGCAAGGAGGGATACATTAATGAATGA